The stretch of DNA ATGCTCGAAATGGATGAGCAGGAGGCGATCGCTCGCGCCTTTGGCGCAGCTCCTGGTTCGGCCGGCATGCGGCGAGATCACGCCGCCATCCTCGAGCGCCTGCAGGCGATGCGCGGCCCCGAATTCGATGCGATGTATATTCAAGGTCAGGTGCAAGGCCATAGGGAGCTTCTGCGGATCCACAGATCCTACGCAAGCCGTGGTCCTGATCCGGTGGCCCGCGCCGCGTCCATCGTGGCGGTTCCTGCGATCCAGACCCATCTCGGCATCCTGACCTCGCTCAGGACGGCGTCGAGCTGAGCGAGCCAGAGCCTGCGAGAGCATCAGCAAGGGCGGCTTGCTCGATCAGGATGGTCAGCTTGAGATCGGGATGGCTGGCGACCCGGAACGTCACCTGCTGATAATCGAGAAAGCCGTCCGTGGGATGATTGAACGTGCGCTCGCCGCCCTCGCGGCCGAGCACCCAATGCTCGTCCCAGTATCGGGCGAAATCAGTGCTCTGGCTGCGAAGCTCCCCGATGAGGCTTCGGATGGCCGGCTCGGTGGTATGACTGCTCACATCGGCCCGGAACTCGCCAACCACCCGGCGTGCACGCTCCTCGTAGCGATGGATCAACGATCGCGCTGACGGCTCGAGAAAGATGAACCTGAGCAGGTTGCGTTCGCCGGGCCGATCGAGCCAGCCTGCAAACAGACGCTCCGCTTTATGATTCCAGCTCAGCGCGGTCCAGCAGCGGTTGAGAATATAGGCGGGCGAGTCAATGGTGGTGACGGACGCCAGCACGGCCGCCGAAACGGCATTGTCCTCGATCGCATCCTCATCCGGGTCTCGTATCCCGGCCAGTTCGAAGAGATAGGCGCGCTCGGCGCGTCCAAGCCGCAAGGCATGGGCGAGCCTCGCCAGCGCCGAAGGCGAGACCGAGATATCACGCCCTTGTTCGAGCCACGTATACCAGGTG from Rhodoligotrophos sp. CJ14 encodes:
- a CDS encoding DUF4142 domain-containing protein, producing the protein MDRRKLLAAATGLASFAIPIASATTTAQAQAMDQLKRSALMGGDFALMTSELARRNSQNPLVRNFAMLEMDEQEAIARAFGAAPGSAGMRRDHAAILERLQAMRGPEFDAMYIQGQVQGHRELLRIHRSYASRGPDPVARAASIVAVPAIQTHLGILTSLRTASS
- a CDS encoding helix-turn-helix transcriptional regulator, producing the protein MVRTRSSEQRRELGAFVRALREKLAPADMGLPAGQRRRTPGLRREEIAHLSGLSTTWYTWLEQGRDISVSPSALARLAHALRLGRAERAYLFELAGIRDPDEDAIEDNAVSAAVLASVTTIDSPAYILNRCWTALSWNHKAERLFAGWLDRPGERNLLRFIFLEPSARSLIHRYEERARRVVGEFRADVSSHTTEPAIRSLIGELRSQSTDFARYWDEHWVLGREGGERTFNHPTDGFLDYQQVTFRVASHPDLKLTILIEQAALADALAGSGSLSSTPS